A region of the Apus apus isolate bApuApu2 chromosome 10, bApuApu2.pri.cur, whole genome shotgun sequence genome:
GCTTCATGGCCTTCTTCTTCACCTTCATGGCCCAGCTGGTGATCAGCATTATCCAGGCAGTGGGGATCCCTGGCTGGGGTGTCTGGTAAGGAAGATGCTGCTCTCTTGTTGGGTGCAGGGATGGTCACTGTCGAGCTGGTGCTGTCCCCTCTGGGTGTTTTTTAACATCCTCAGTACTTCAGATGagtaagggactggaacatctgtctgatgagcAAAGGgtgagagacttggggctgtttagtctggaggagagaagactgagaggggacccGATTCATggctataaatatctgaagggtgggtgtcaaggagaggccagtctcttttcagtcgtGCCctgtgatgggacaaggggcaatggattcaaactggagcacaggaagttccacctcaacgtgaggaaaaacttcttgactgtgagggtgacagagccctgggccaggctgtggagtctcctctggagacattccatACCTGTTTGGACAtattcctgtgggatctgctcgAGGTGATCCTCCTctagcagggggattggactggatgacctccagaggtcccttccaaccccaaccattctgtcTTTGGGGAGCTGGGGTGTGCAGAGCCAACCAGGAACTCCCCCCAACATGGCTGCTGACTCCACCTCCTTTCCATCTCCTGGCAGCGGCTGGATTGCAGCCATCTCCTTCTTTGGGACCAACGTGGGGTCAGCTGTGGTGATGCTGATCCCCACCATCCTCTTCACAGGGATGGCAATCTTCTCCTTCATCGCCCTCACCATGGTAGGGAAGGACGGAGGGGTTGCCCCGTggctttgggggggggggggggggggggctcagGGTTGATCTGCCATCACTCAGCACCTTCTCTTTCCAACCTCCAGGTGCATAAATTCTACCGAGGGAGCGGGGGGAGCTTCAGCAAAGCCCAGGAGGAGTGGACCACGGGGGCTTGGAAGAACCCCCACGTGCAGCAGGCGGCCCAGAACGCGGCGATGGGGGCAGCACAGGGGGCCATGATGCAGCACGAGAGCCAGTACTCAGCCACCCCCAACTACACCTACTCCAACGAGATGTGAGCAGCAGGACCCCGGCCTGGGGCGAGAAGATCATGgtggggagggtggagggaagttcaggcaggaggaggaggagtaggGCTGagtgtcctgcagctccttcagcaAGTCGGAGCGTCCCGCAAcagttcttttctctttgtaaaGAGATccagttggggtttttctttcttttcttgttattGTCTCaagctcttccttttctcctcctttttggTTTGGAAGAGGCCGTTGAGTTGACCCACCCTCTTGTGTGTGGTAGTCAAGTGTATGTTCACCTGTCTTCTCTCTCTGTGAAACAGTGTATACACAGTGGTGGTTTTCTAATTCCCGTGGTGATGATAGGTGTTAGATCAGCCCCCTCCCTTTCATCCCCCCCTTcctgaaaagggaaaacaaaacagcaacccATCTCCCCTCTTGCTGGAAGCCAAGAGATCCCTCATCTCCACCCTGGCTCAGGATCTACAACTTCTCTCAGTGTGTggtggtgggagcagctggaagctctggggagcagggagggttTTCCCCTGGCAGGATGTGACCCTCCTGTGCCAC
Encoded here:
- the SCAMP5 gene encoding secretory carrier-associated membrane protein 5; its protein translation is MAEKVNNFPPLPHFIPLKPCFYQDFDAEIPPQHRTMAKRLYYLWMLNSITLAVNLVGCLAWLIGGGGAVNLGLAILWLILFTPCSYVCWFRPIYKAFKTDSSFSFMAFFFTFMAQLVISIIQAVGIPGWGVCGWIAAISFFGTNVGSAVVMLIPTILFTGMAIFSFIALTMVHKFYRGSGGSFSKAQEEWTTGAWKNPHVQQAAQNAAMGAAQGAMMQHESQYSATPNYTYSNEM